The genomic interval ACTCTCATACCATTAAAGCGGACggttaaatttcaattttttttttgtcttttattattttaccctcATAACCAAActtgtgattaattttattgtcaaAATGGTTgatcaaccaaaaaaataaaataaaataaattattaaattaactgAATCTTTTCAGTGGCAGGAAAATTTTGATGACTTTcgaaaaattagagaaaaaggtagattaatttcaataaacatCATGTGgaatttgatcattttctcCCATGTTGCACGTGCATAAGAGAATAAGCCTCGTAAGGAGATTATGTCAAATAACAATGAGGAAGCGATTTGCATGATTCTTTTGTGTACTGTTAATGTGTCAGCCTGTAATTGTTTATACATATTTTGCTGCATTTGCAAGCTGTTCGTGCAAGAGCATAGCCCTTCACATGTGGTTCATCCAATACAAAATTGCATGTTTAAACATGCATAAAGGGGTAACTAGCTAAGTAAAAATCCATTTATAATACCagtgatttctttaattacgtatctaacaaaaatattttcatgcCTTCTCAAAATTCAAGcgtatatatattattgttagcTAGCAATTGAACTTACAGTTCAAAAGATGCCACTCAATTATGCTTAAGGAACATATTATTTTGTCCTAATTTTATAGAGGGAGATATCTTTTTGtatattcataattttcaaaGCTATACTCTGTATAGCTTTGTTATTGGGCTATAAAGAGTGAGTGTATAATGATTTTCAAGTGTGCgtgttcttatttttaaaatacaaatttaggATTTTACGTGATATTAAGTACTTTACAATGTCGTGaactattgaaaaattaattcataatattgtaaagtttttttttttcagcaataGCGTTGTAAAAACTTTAAGTTGTGAAAtaacaacttaaaaaataaacaaaaaaatgaagtatTTAATTAGAGTCTAGGTTCATTCgagaaagagaaaatggaGGTCTGGATGAATTAgtcaaattaaagaaaaatatattttattgtttggaAATTCTGGCACGTGATATTGGCGGCTCGTTTAGCCAACGGTTGAAGGGATAAACACAACAGGTGAGGGCTAAGGGGGGGGTCTATGGAAGGCCCATGTGCCCCACCCCATAAGGACGGGACACGTGTCACATTAATTTGGCATGAGCTTGTTAGTGAAAGTCAAGGTATCGTCTATCATCGAGAAGACATTGCACATGTCGTCTAAACATTGCGTGAAACGCTGCTAAACGGCAGCCGCTGTTTGTGgagattttattttggattggCATAAttctttaacaattttttatgtCGTATTTTCAATTTACGTGTTAATGTAATAAGTGCTATGCAATATTTGAAAAGAGTAACGAGGAAGTTACTTATATTTGCAATGTAGGCGGCCCATAATTCTAATTGATTTTGGAACAATTAAATGATGAATTATGTTAATGCGTTTGAGGGTGGTGTTCAATggtttaaatttattgaattttgtcaaatttaagTTCAATGTATCGTATAttaggttttatattttggatccaattcaatccaatcattgattgaaatttagtataattcaaattaataaaaagtcaaatcCACTTTAATTGGATCCGATCAATGTGTTCaatccaattaaaataaaaatttacaaataaaagtCATCAATTGACACTTCAGAGTTCTAAAAActaacaattgaaaaaaaatgtcagctcctttaatatttcataattcatatattttattatcatatggttaaatgaaattgaaatttgaatattgaaaGAAGCCATTGGTTGCGGCTTGCAGCTTGTACTTTATAGTATTATTGAATATTCAGTCATAcgaaattagattttattttttttaacaagttaaatataaaagtgacATGtagcttttttaaaaaagtaaataaagaaaatacaaattaattggtTGGCTTGTATTGgtttatattgaatttgaacaaataaatccataaacTCCAATAATattggatttttaattttgtaatccaatccaatcaaaAGGCCAGTCTGACAAAAATTCAACTGGTTTGTATTGGATTGATTGGTTTAATTGGATATTGAACACCCATAACCTGTGTTTTAAGATTACATGTTAGTAGATATGCATTTGATATTAGAAATATCGTACAACGAATATATGATTAGTTTTGAATCTAATGTATCTGATGGCGTATTTTTTAAGCAAATTTTATACTGTAATTGGCAGTCACAGGCgctaaaaaaatacatatattctTCTACTTTCAATCAAAGGTGAGTTAatgatatgattaatttaatgttttaatgatacgattaatttaatttttagtagaAATTCAGACATTAAAAGAAAGGATCAATCCTTCAGAACATGAAAGGTTGAATCTGTGAGAAGATTTTTTTGAGATTATACATAAAAGAGGACCCTTGAATTGAAAGGTTCTCATGATAAAGACTTCTACATAATTAATGTCCTAATGAACAATCAACTGAATCAAGTCGCTTACTTCTTAATTCATGATACTATACCTGCACTATTCATGTAGTGATGATTTGTGTTCATATAATTTAAGATGTAGATAATAGGTCCTTGACGATCTTAtcttatcaataaattattgtatcaTACTTCACGTTAGACacctatttttaaaaaattatataatacatattaatgaattggataaaatgaagaaacaaaattactaTAAGTACAAGTGGGTACATAAGTACTGAAAATGAACACTACATTGATTAAATGAACTTTACAAGTTAATTACAAGGTTTCAAGTACTTATTAAATGATACAAAGTACATGCAATTACTGATTGAGTTGGTTGATGAGAGCCAATGCGTTGCTAATTAGTTGAGAAGCCCTTACAATACGTCCTCTAATAGTGTCCTTAACTTTCCCATTCACGCCATTCCCTTCGAAATTGTCCATGCAAGTATCTTCATTTGTCAAAGCAGCACTCACCCAAGTTTGTAGGTCATTAATTTTGAACTCAAATTCTGGTCCTTTCAGATCTTTCATTGCTTGCAACGATTGCTGCAATTCATCCACCGAGTCTCTCGTGTTCTCCACACAGTCCTTCACGGCACCGGCTTCTCTCGGCCGCAATTCCAGCCCCTTTGATAGCTTCAACACCAATGCCGAAGTAGATTTTGCTTCATTTAGGCTCACTGAGAGTGCTGCATTGGCCAATTCCGTAGGGTTTGTTTGTATGGTGCTAGCATAAGACGAAAGCGTATTGTAACATAAATCGGGATACAATGTTACCCTACATGAAGTTTTAATAAACTCTGTACTACTGGAATTGGATTTCACTGGTGATTGTTGCACTAATAATCTAGTTGGCAAGCATGTTGTTGTAGTACAAAAGTATAGAAGAGTGATAATAATGGCAAGGCTATAGCAAGAAGGAAACTTTGAGCCTGTGAAAGATTCCATTATAATAATAGAAGTTGAGGTGTGATGAGAAAAAGGGCAAGAGCCCTTCTTTATATAGGGTAATGTGCCCTAAATTTGAGGGTAATTGTGGGGCATataatttcttcaattatTGCAGAAGAATAAGAGATAGGGTAGGGAGAAACAAAATTGTTGGCATTTTTTGCATGTGGTCCTCGATCATCTTTTCATACCCACAGGACAGTAtagacaaaaaattttatagagCCACATCGAGGCTTATTTCAACTTATGTAAATGATCTTTTTCAGCGTGTGAGATTGTTTGAATTATTGGATGgtaaaatttgttataaaagctagggaaaaaagcaaaaaacaaaaaaaaaaagtacggTAAATGCAATGTTAGTACAAATACATGAATTCTATTATAGCGTCATTATTGTAAGAACTTTGGTACGTATCATGGGAACTAATATGACATCCGGCTGtggaaaatttatttctttttgttgagtCCATACGATATATCTAGATATATACAAGAGCAATACTAGCATTTATATATGCTCTAACAATTAAAATGAGTGCACCATCTTGCATTTTTCTAACTTATGGAGACATAAAGGTTAAACAGGTTTTGCATCATATTTTGCgtttatatcaaataaatattaggtAGATATTTATAGGTAAAGAATGAACGaagttaagaaaaattaaaaaaattaacatataacAGGGATATTTGGATTCAATACTAAATTGacctatcattttcttaacaACAAAAAGATTATGAAGAATTGAGTACAAATTAGCTCAACATTGAATCCAAATCCTTTATTAGAGAATATCGATTCATAAATTCTAGCATCAAGTCCTTTTTTCGAAAATGGAGTTTCCATTATATGCggattttttcaaaaatatttcaaaacacTTTATTCTTAGCTAGATAAGCCATAACTCATAATTCTTTAGTCAGAGATATTTAATTACGTTATGGGCTACAAACATGATGTAAATATATAAtcgcaaaaaaataaaaataaaaaattgctaTTTTGATCACTCGGCAGTCGGCAGGTTCCTTGAATCACATCCTTCAATATACGATATACCAGAATTGATTTCCAGTAGTTTTTCAACCAATAGttcgttttgtttttatttaccaaatacttcGTGTTTATCTAATTTTGGgggcccccccccccccccccccaacaaaaaaaataaataaatcattgtgACAGGATGGGGAGGGGATCCACGTTTCCGTAGCCGTTTCTGAAATTTTGCTGTATCCCCATATCTTCTCCATTCGTTCAGTAATTATTTAAGAGGCGGGCATGAAGATCGTTGAATGTAGAGGGGACCTTATGGGTAGCGATCACACTACCtgattagggaaattatcaatttatcactGATTTATAATGAAGgttcaatttaatattaaagaagTTTGACAATTACTCCATAGCACCGAAGTTTTTCGTGATGGTAATTTGATGCACAATGAAAACAGCTGTAGGGTCTCTTCCATGCTTCAAAGTCATGAATTTTCgatataaatgaaacaaaaatagtaAGCTATTCAGGGTCGGGTACCCAAGAATCCAAGATCCCCTAATGCTTCGCCTTCAAATTTGTGTGGCCTGAAGAACCGACTTGGGAGCAGTcacaaattaataacaaataaacgAAGCTTACTTTCTCGGTTGAATCCACGAATTGCTAGAATTTTCAAGACCAGCGGCAGCAGTTTGAAAAGAGTTATTAAAACACATACTATACATTGATAATTGCAATCAAATACCAACAATACAAGCAGCTCAGTTGATTGTGCGGCAACCAATCAACTTCATCAACTAGTAAATTAACGTCGGTCCCAGGACCATTCAGTGTGAACTGGGCGTATATCATTAAGTTGGTATTTGTGGGCTCCGATATTAAAGCAGCTCAGTTATAAATCGGAATCCGCCGTTCTCCTCGGCTTAATTACTTGCATTTTGCTTTTATAAGCATCTGCTACTTGAACCACAACTTGAGATTTAAGGATAGGATGGACTATCGTTTCACGGTCACACATTTTCTTAGCATCTTCAAACTTATCAGTGTGTGCACTCAGCAGTCCAATGTTACATTCTGATATGTCTAGTCGTTTTCTGTTCAAATGGCTTTAATTTCATATGTATTACAACTTTTTGGcgatgaataataataacaataataaaggTCTTTTGTCGGCGCAAAACCATTGagatttttttcccatttaacaaatttagttatcaaggaaaaaaaaaattagcaactCAATCTACCCGCTGAACTGgttatatttatcaaaatcattgaAACCGATCAAAAATGTACTTGAGCGGAGGAAATTTCGCTGCAACCTATTAATTCAATCGTTCATCAAATCAGTCGGTTTTGGAATCAATTGAATTGTTTTCAACATCCTAACGAGAGTtgcattatatttatttgtacatatataactaaataaattgcTTTAAAGAAACACTTAATTTGATTCACAAAATATCTTGTACAGATAATAATTCAAGTGAACATCATCGTCTCGG from Citrus sinensis cultivar Valencia sweet orange chromosome 9, DVS_A1.0, whole genome shotgun sequence carries:
- the LOC102623387 gene encoding 21 kDa protein-like; this encodes MESFTGSKFPSCYSLAIIITLLYFCTTTTCLPTRLLVQQSPVKSNSSSTEFIKTSCRVTLYPDLCYNTLSSYASTIQTNPTELANAALSVSLNEAKSTSALVLKLSKGLELRPREAGAVKDCVENTRDSVDELQQSLQAMKDLKGPEFEFKINDLQTWVSAALTNEDTCMDNFEGNGVNGKVKDTIRGRIVRASQLISNALALINQLNQ